From the genome of Papaver somniferum cultivar HN1 unplaced genomic scaffold, ASM357369v1 unplaced-scaffold_21, whole genome shotgun sequence:
TCCTGATGTAGGAATTTACTTACCAGGGAAGGAAAACTAAATATACAACCAATAGTCTAGTCcagaaacaaaataagaaaactcAATTCGGTCTGAACATACCCTGACAGTATACTGCTCAAATGCCAAGCATGCAAGCATTCTCTACCCAGGCAACAGCATTCCACATTAAAAATTCTCCCTGTTGAGCAGCCTCCAAATAAGCAGCCAAGACCTGCAAAAAACAGAAAACGATACTCTGAAGCTTCACTCAGGAAGAATTTTACACAAAAACAAGTAAATGCAGGGTTAGGATATATACTTTTGATTCAAGGAAGAAGAGATCTCATTAGTACACAATTCATGGGACTGACCGATCTCCATTTGTATCCTTTGAAGTCAGACAGAGGCAAACTGATCAAAAGCTAAGCATTCCACATGCGGCACCAGCGCTCCGTTTCAAGTCTGGTAATTGAATTGGGCATAGGAATACAAAAGCAAAAcctgcaaaaaacaaaaaagatactccgacgctcaagttagaaacaactTTATGCAAAACATAATAAACAAAGAGAGTTAGAGTTAACAATGTTTACCTTTTTATTTGTAACAAAAATTATACCAAAATGGAATGTGACATGCATGCCTCTAAACTATTTAACCATCACTGCCTCGATACATATTGATGTAAGAAAAGAATCTCACTGTTTTTCCTGCAATTGTTTATCCATGAGATAACAACTACTATGTCTTTGTAAAGGCAAAAAATGTACTAACCTGACACAACAAGAACGATATACCTgtaacaagcaaaaaagaaactccAACATTTTAGAAATATAAGGGAAAATTAAGATCAAGGTAGGGTTAAGAATGTTTACCTTTTGATTTGACATGTAACTGGTTTTCTTCTTTCTCAAACAAATTGAACACAAgatttaattttgaaagaaagagTACCAATAGCAGTATATAAAACAAAAGCTAAACAgggctaatttagttgaaacattACCCAAGCATCAAGCTGACCAAATGCCAAGTATTCTTCCTTGTAAAGTCTCCCTACTGAATATTTTCTGTCCCTGGAATAAGTCATCAAGTTGTGCAACAAAGTAACAAACAAGATACATAATCGGGGAGTTAAGAATTTGTACCTTTGGAGACAGATAGTTAGATTCTTTGACAGATTAAGCATTCGGATGTTACCGGAGCCACCAAACGCGTAAGCATTCGGGTGTCAACCGAGCCACCAAACGCGAAAGCATTCGGATGTCAACGGGGTTAAGAATTTGTACCTTTGGAGACAGATAATCAGATTCTTTAACAGAATAAGCATCCGGATGTTACCGGAGCCACCAAACGCGTAAGCATTCGGATGTCAACCGAGCCACCAAACGCCTCGGCGTTCAGATGTCACCAGAGCCACCAAACACGTAAACATTCGGATGTCAACGGAGCCACCAAACGCGTCAGCATTCGGATGTCGGTCGTCGGAGCCACCAAATGCCTCGGCATTCAGATGTCAGCGGAGCTGCCAAACGCCTCGGCATTCGGATGTCGCCAGAGCCATCAAACGCGTCAGCATTCGGATGTCACCAGAGCCGAGGGACATGACTTTATCTTATTCACTTCAGCTTTGCCCTAAAACACAAAAAAATACATATGGAAATATTATATTTCtgaataaaacaacaaaaaaaaaaaacataaatcatTTAAGTATTAGAGACTGATTTGCTGATGCTTTTCATTTCAAGTTGGTTGGTTTCTTATTACAGGGACATAACATATATATTTTGTTTCTTATAGATCCTCTGGGCCAAGGGCTGATGCTTAGTAGCATATTTTAGGAGGTGATTTTTTATCGTTATGCCTGATTGCCTGGTAATTATTATATTAAATTGAGAACAAACGGCAGTGTAAATAGACATTTTCGGCTGCGATTACGCCTATGCCAGCTTGTTCATTCATACAGATTAAAATGTAACAAATAACAAACAATATCAGTAGATCTGATTACAGAAGACAACTTTATAAACTAAAGGCAACTAACAAGTTGAATTAATCTTTCAATCATGATTACTCAGTAAAGCAAGTTTTCATGAACAAACACAAAGGAGGATCTGTAACAATAACATCCTCGATCTAAGCAAAAttgtaaaatgaaaaaaatctaaGTAAAACTAGACGAAATCTTTGCATTTTAGGTAAAACTATCAAAGAAACAAAAGATATTCGGGTACCAGATATTATTGGTCCCTAACAGTTCTACCAGTCAGGtagtaattttgttaacgagcccAATTTTAGGACCCAAAACCGGACCCGATTTATCTAGGTTCTATTCGGTTCCAGCTAATCGCTACTCACTGGCAGCCCTAGGTTccactaattatttttaaaaacTAGACCCATATTCATTGGTGACCAGATCCTACTCAATTTATCTCATGTGGCATCCAATTGTGGAACAGGATCTAGTTTTGTATCTTTTATACTCCTTCGGGGCTGATACGTTGCCTAAATAGGTTGTCTAGGTAAAATAATTAGATAAAAAAAACAACCGAGTAGGTAAAACAAATTCCAGAAATTTGAGAACATAGTCTACAATCGTGCCATTGATACCTTTTTCATGAGTGAGACTCTGCTGACTACACCTCCGCAGCAAGCGGTAACAGACAGAATTGGCGAGGAGACGAGGCATTCATACTTAGGATTAGACAATAAGATCCGACCTTCCTCCAGGTGTGGAAGTGAGTGGCTGGTGCACAGCGTGTTATCGTCTGTACCAAAAGGTATGCTTCATAGTGTTGTCTCTCTTCTTTGCTATCTAGTAGTAAGAATATCTCCCACTGCACGCAGTATCCACCCCAAAGACAAAAGGGTTACGTTTCAGAATAACTTTTTAATTGATAAATCAACTGATCGGTTGAGGTAACTTACATAGCGCCATAACTGGTGGAGGATGTCTCTTCCGTGGCTAACAAGTACTTCTAATGACATATGGTCTAGAGTGCAGTTTAGAGCTTCTATCAGTACTAGTAAACGATGATCCTCCTTTCTGTTTGTAAGAAAATGAAAAGGTCCAGATTAGTTCATCTACTCAATTATCAACACTTCATTGTGTGGTCATAAAATAAATCTTATGCAGGAATATTTGATGCATAATCAACAATTAAATTCTTATGATCCTTCTTCAAGCATACAGGTAACTACAATTAAATTCACAAACCAAAAGCAGTTCAATTTATCTTGGTTGGAAAAATGGTAACTGTAATTGATTGAATTTCAGATGCAGATGTTTCTGAATTGCTCCGCGACATCCGAATGCTCTGCAATGGTAAGAGGTGCTACAATTCGTTCTTCAAAACCTGGTGTATTATATACTACATGCCGTGACTTCTCATTCTCGTCATTACCTACTAGTAGAGACTGCATAGTGTTCGCCATCTCTGATAATTGGTTTTCTGATAAATCGTTTTATACCACTAGATGGGGAAACAATAATTGGATGGCAAATAACCGAGATGACTTACTGTCATGCTATCAGTTACAAAGTTGTAAGAAAATTAAATGGAAAATTTTAAGGTTCTCTATGGAAGAATTTAGGTTTGGTTATATAAATTTCTTGGTTTCCTGTGATGGAAATGTCGTCTTAGTGCATTTAGGCCACCCTCTGGGAAAGTCCATTGGTGTCTATAAAGCTGATCTATCGAAGGGCGAGTGGGTTAGAGTTGAAAGGCTGGGAAGTATATGTTGTTTGTCAGCAACTCCTCTAGTTTCTCAGCAATCGCACCTCCAAATAGTCACATGGAAAACAAAATCTATTTGATATCAAATAGTCACATGGAAAACAAAATCCCTGGAATAAGTAATCAAGTTGTGcaacaaaataacaaacaaaatacATAGTCGGGGAGTTAAGAATTTGTACCTTTGGAGTCGGATAATTAGATTCTTTGACAGAAAACATTCGGATGTCAACAGAGCCACCAAATATTAAATttctgaaggaaaaaaaaaaagcattagAGATTGATTTGACTAGTTGAGATATTAAGTCTCAGAGGTTTCTTTCATAGTAGCAGCTTTATGAATTGCTGATGCTTTTCATTTCAACCACAGGACAAAATCAAAACCAGTCTAAGATCTGAAAATGTCTTgcaatcaaaatacctaaaaacaaaaattaagacACAAATCTAAGAAATACTACTCACGTGTTGCTGAGTTATATCTTTACTTCCACTGATGAATTACAAGACCAAATTCTAAGAAAGATAATCAGAACCAATAACTGGACCAAATTCTTCAAATAAAACAACAATTTTACTCACTTGTTAGTCATGATTTAGCTCCGATCTTTGAATTGCTATAGAGTTTTGAatcaacgaagaagaagaagagtgaaaGAAACAAAAATCGCCGCCTCGGATAGAAGGAGAGATAAGAGAGTAAAATGAAATGGATTAGGATTAGGGCATTTGGGAATTGATATTTATATATCCAGGTGTAAGAACATTCTTATTTCTTTTTTGCCTTTAAGATTATAGCCCGGGCCCGGCCCCAAACCACCCTTGGTCTTGTTATTTTTCTTAACCAGTAAAAATGGTGGAATTTTGTTGCTAGGAAATATTCTGTTTATTTCAAATTAATGATTTGAGTGTCCGCATTACAGATGATGCATAACCTTTGATTAACAGGACAAGTGATGGTGCGAGACAAAATCTGTAGCTATATGAAAATGTAGAAATTAATGGTGTACATGTAAAGAATCTACTACCAATAAACGGTAAATGTAGCACACCATGCTGATCTAGGCTTCAAAGTCACTGGCTTCAGAGTGTATGAGCAGATTGGAGTATACTCAAGTCGAGATTTTTCAGCCTCAGTGCTGATTCCGTGTGTGCACTTATACTATGCAACTCTCCCATCCTGGAAAATGCACCATTAGTATGTCTCTTAACCCATAAACATAAATGTTAGTTGTTTGCATTTGATCTATCATTTATTACCTGGCTATTTCCGTGCGCCGTCTAGCCTTTTCGGCTAGTATTGAGGACCTCCATCCAGTTGTGTCTAAATCAGTGGAGTTTATCCCTTCTAGTAATCTTTGAGAAAGTACCCACTTTGCTTCTCTATCTGTAAATCAGTAAACACGCGCATTCGATCAATTGGAGCGGAAACAAGAAACGTTGATACCTGAAAGAATGTTGTGGCGGTCACTGTCCAGTAAAATAAGACGGTAACTAGTGCAAGATAAGTCCCAATGACAATGCCAGTTGCGAATATCTCATTCAGTTTCCAGTTGTCTGGTTTTGGAGATGGCTTCACACGGTCTTTGGATATCGTCATAATGGTACCATCGTTCAGTATAGCTATTACCAGAACCATGAAAGGTGGGAAATCATATTTCCAGATCAATGTAAGAAGCACAAAACCAAGCACAATCCTTATGGTTATCGAAACCGCATAAATCTGCAAATGTCATTTTACATTGTTATAAGACTACTGCTTGAAACAATAAAATCAACAAGATGACTGCAGGGAGCTACGGATTAGCAGAATACCGTATAATTTTTCATTCTTTGGAAAATGGAACGGCTTGTCAGGACGGCATGGATGATGACGCTTAATCCTGGTTCTGTTAGAACTATGTCAGCAGCACTTCTGGCTGCATCTGTAGAATCTGACACTGCAATACCTATATCTGCTTTCTTCAGAGCAGGTGCATCGTTCACCCCGTCCCCGGTCATTCCACATATGTGCTTCTTCTCTTGTAGCATTTTCACAATTTCATACTTGTGTTCTGAAAAACCAAGCATtagcaaaacaagaaaacaaatgatTGATCGATTTTAGTCAGAAAAATGGTGAATTACCGGGGAATACACCGGCGAAACCATCTGCTTGTTCAACGAGTTCATCCACAGGAAGAGCTTCATGGTCATCTCTATTACGGTCGAGCAACGCTGAAGATGGATACATATTTGTGCCCATTCCAACGAGGCGACAAGGAATGTTGCTGTACAAGACCAGGCGAAGATTCGGAGGAGATAATTTAGCTTGCTTGCTCACATCGATCATAATATCAAACTTACATTTAGGATCCTGGGAATTAGGATTTGTGGTGGTTACGACTGCCAAGTTGTTGAAATTAAAACTCCCTTTCTGTTGATTCGCAGTCTGGTAAATGCATACGAAGCGTCCAAATCACTACAGGATGAACCATCGCCAAGGCTGGTGCAATCAGCATGAGTGCAGGCTTGTGGCGACATTACGCACCATTGTTTTTCCAAATACTTTACTCCCTTTGCCGGGACTAGCTTTCTATTGAACATCCCCCAGTGTCTATCAAAATTCCCTGGGTCTATGCTCTTTGCATCTTCGTCAATCAGTCCGAATACGTATGTCTCCGGTGCGCTCTTCCTTTTCGGTGTACCTGATTTATTCATCGAAACACACACATTCAAATGCTGGAGACCATATAAAAATTCACTAGTATAGTTTATTATTCCCCAATAATCACCGGAACCGATGGGAATCCATTCTTCTCGAGATCCCAAATGAGGGTGTCATAATTGGCCTCAAAAACATTGGAGTAAGAAATAGGTCCATCCACCACAGGCGTAGCAGTTCCAGAGAAGAAAGCGTAATCAACAGGAAAGTGTGAATCGGCGTAGAGACTAAGGAAAGGATAGATGTTGATGGTAAGAGGGTAACTGCTCTCGCTTAGGAATTTGACGATGGAGACCATGAGGGAATCTATGTCGGGACGTTTGGTAGACGGTGACTTTGATTTGCTTGCCTAGCCCGGCTTTGATGAGTGCAGCTTGAATGTTCTTGAGAGCTGGGAATGTCGTTTGTAAGTAAGCTTGTCCATATGTCTTCAAAAATGGTTCATTCCCCACAGCTACAGACCTTATGTCGACACCGTCTCTGATATAAGTGGATACATTTTGCTGCACCCAGTTTTCGGCGACTCGAACGCTAGAAGCAAGTGCTGCCAGGAATTCATTAGGTATTCCCAACATAACTTGAATCCCAGAAGTCGCAAGAGCTGCTAAAGCGTGAGGATCTGGTTCGAAGAGCTTCACCTTGTCGAATCCATTGTCTTGCAGTAGCTTAACGACAATGAATTATGCTTGTCGTTAAGGAGGAGGATGGAAGAAAGCAGGAGAAACCTGTAGAATGAAGATGAAATAGCATGTTGATTTCTTGTTCCTGCTGCCATGTCTGTCTTGTCTAACTAAGACTAGAATGGCAGGTGGAGAATGATGATGGATGGGAGGAATCATTTGAAGTTATAAAAATGAAACATAACGTAGGAATGATAATATTGGAAATGAATCCAATTCCATTCGTTGAGGTTACCTTGACTCTACGTTTTATTTCTTGTTCTTGCTTTTCATTGATTACGTTTCGTTTGGGATTCATATCTTTGGGTCTAAAAAATAAAAGCCCAAGCCCATTACGAATGGAGTGGATCTTATGGCTCATAATGAAGCCACGTATCAGTGTTTTACTGGTCGTCGGTTCATTTTGGGAGGAAGGAATCTACGGACGGAGAGACCGAGAAAGAGGAGCATCTCGGATGAGTGACCAACCGTATCCATTTCTTCGCTAGATGACAAACTTAATCTCTCTCTCAATTCAGTattccatctcttcttcttcctcctcctccttcccGTTTCAGTTGAGTTGAGTTCAAAAGGAGTCAATAATTTCATACCTAGTTTTGATTTTGACTCCAATTCTCTCTCTCAACAACAAGAAGATGACGACGGCTACTACAGTTTCTTCAGTTATCAACAGGACTTGGAATTCTTCCAACTCTTTTaattcaacagcaacaacaaccagAGGCAGCTCAAAATGTCGATTTCGAGGGAGTATAGCTAGTAACTCTATGCTGCTGTCTTTAAAATCTCATCAAACACCTACTAATACTAGGACCAAGCAGAAGAACAATTCTCCTCAAATACCTGATTCAcaggttttattttcattttcattttttttttaattcaaattgAATTTCATTATTAGTCAAAGTAAATTGTGAttcttgttgatgatgaattGGTAGGTTGTGTGTATGGATTATCCAAGGCCGGAACTTGATAACACCGTTAATTACTTGGAAGCTGcttatttttcatcttccttcATTGTTGCTCCCAGACCTAACAAGCCCTTGACTGTTATCATTGCCGGTGCAGGTaactattttattcctttactcTTCTTCCTCTATTTGTTTCATTTACTCTTCTAGTTTTGCCAATATGTTTATTACTTCTGTGCTTGGGAAATAATGCCCGGAGTTTATCAGCTCTCAACATGtttatacatacatacatactacTTGCATTCATTATCTCAATTCAAACCTTAGATAGATATACTACAGGACATCTCTTTATGTTGTTATTGTAACGCACTGCTCGCTTGCCTCTAGGCTTGGCTGGTTTGTCAACTGCAAAATACCTGGCAGATGCAGGGCACAAACCCATACTCCTGGAAGCAAGAGATGTTCTCGGTGGAAAGGTGACTTCGTTACTTTCTTAAGGGATATACATAGCTAAATCATCTCAACATGATTCCACCGCATGTTACATTATTAATCGAGTATCAGACCTTTACTATGCCCATGATTGAAGCCTTATCATGTCCTTCCTTTGGCTTCACGAATATTTAGGTAGCTGCTTGGAAGGATGATGATGGAGACTGGTATGAAACCGGCCTACACATATTTTGTGAGTTTATTTTCTTAAGCTCAGCGTCCTGTGCACACTTAAAATTCAGTAGCTTCCCATTTCCATGTTATAAGTTCCATTTTCCTGTTATCTCCTTTTTGTTGAACTTCATTTAAGTTTTAGTGTttctttattcttgtttttgtttgtaTGAAGTCGGAGCCTACCCAAACGTGCAGAATTTGTTTGGAGAACTTGGTATTAGTGATCGGCTGCAGTGGAAGGAACATTCCATGATTTTTGCAATGCCTAGCAAGCCAGGGGAATTCAGCCGATTTGATTTCCCCGATGTCCTTCCTGCACCCTTAAATGGTATGCATCTTTTGCAAATCTGCAAGATATCCTGCTGTTTACATTTGTCACTCAGACATTTTGGGTCTCCATGAGTGGTTTTCAGAATTGGAAGACTGTTACAATGACATTAACAGCATGTcacttgtttgtttgttttttctattTAGATCTCGAGGTTTATATGAATTTATTTATCAGGAATGTGATTGACAGGAATCTGGGCAATCTTAAGAAACAATGAAATGCTTACATGGCCTGAGAAGATACGGTTTGCTATTGGACTCTTGCCAGCGATGGTTGGTGGACAGGCTTATGTGGAGGCTCAAGATGGCTTCACCGTTAAAGAGTGGATGAGGAAACAGGTATAGAATCTGAATTCGTTTCATCGGTCACTATTCTGTGGGCTTTAGATTGTCAATTATTGCTGCATTAATGGTTGCAATTATTTGCAAAATACCGGTGAACCAATATTCAGCAAACACACAGCCATTTTCTTGGGTAGTACATCTTTGCTGTTTTTGAACCAAGctaaacaagctaaacaaaagaAAGGAGATGTTATCCTAGTATGAAGTTACTATATCATTCTTCCCAACTAACTTTGAACTTAGACAAGCAAACTATGTTTTTTCTTAAGTACTTGATCCACAATTGAATATTATGGCTATAAATTTGGCCGTTATATCTATTTTATACTTTGGCTTCGTAATTATATGTCTCTCTTGATTATGTGTAACTGAATTAAGTAGAAGCCTTCACAATTTAGATTAGTATGTTGTTTTCGTATTTTGCTATAATTTCATTGTCTTTCCTACCACTTAGTATCCTCTTTTTTGGGTTGTGCTGGGGTATATTTCAGGGTGTACCTGATCGAGTGACTGATGAGGTGTTCATTGCCATGTCAAAGGCATTAAACTTCATAAACCCAGATGAGCTTTCGATGCAGTGCATTTTGATAGCTTTGAACCGTTTCCTTCAGGTTTGACTATATTGAATTTAAtgatattatgattatgatgTGTAGATGATAGAATCTATTTGAGATACATCAAATATTTTCTGTGTATTTATGTTACTGAACTGAATGCTGTGCATAAACAACTAATTTATCCTACTAGGAAGGCCCTGTGGCCCCTAATTATGTAAAATTGTTTAGAAGTCTACGCTGCACTGGCGTTGGTGGGCTACTGAAGTTGACTAGAGATATAACTTTTTCTGATGATGAGTTGATGAGTTCTCGTTATATATGGCTGTGTCGGGCTTTCTATCCTAAACTAAGACATGAAAGATGCCTTAAACTGATACAGAAAATGATGTAAGTACACAGGAAAAACATGGTTCCAAGATGGCCTTTTTAGATGGTAATCCTCCCGAGAGACTTTGCAAGCCGGTCGTGGATCATATAGAGTCACTAGGCGGTGAAGTCCGTCTCAATTCCagaattaaaaagattgagcTGAAAAAAGATGGTACCGTGAAACGTCTCATGCTCACCAATGGCGATGCAATAGAAGGAGATGCTTATGTCATTGCAACCCCAGGTACAA
Proteins encoded in this window:
- the LOC113339774 gene encoding 15-cis-phytoene desaturase, chloroplastic/chromoplastic-like encodes the protein MTTATTVSSVINRTWNSSNSFNSTATTTRGSSKCRFRGSIASNSMLLSLKSHQTPTNTRTKQKNNSPQIPDSQVVCMDYPRPELDNTVNYLEAAYFSSSFIVAPRPNKPLTVIIAGAGLAGLSTAKYLADAGHKPILLEARDVLGGKVAAWKDDDGDWYETGLHIFFGAYPNVQNLFGELGISDRLQWKEHSMIFAMPSKPGEFSRFDFPDVLPAPLNGIWAILRNNEMLTWPEKIRFAIGLLPAMVGGQAYVEAQDGFTVKEWMRKQGVPDRVTDEVFIAMSKALNFINPDELSMQCILIALNRFLQEKHGSKMAFLDGNPPERLCKPVVDHIESLGGEVRLNSRIKKIELKKDGTVKRLMLTNGDAIEGDAYVIATPVDILKLLVPEEWKEVGYFKRLDKLVGVPVINVHIWFDRKLKNTYDHLLFSRSPLLSVYADMSVTCKEYYDPNKSMLELVFAPAEEWISRSDSEIIEATMQELAKLFPDEIAADQSKAKILKYHIVKTPRSVYKTIPDCEPARPLQRSPIEGFYLAGDYTKQKYLASMEGAVLSGKLCAQAIVKDCEMLVARVEEEMMAEATVA